The region TGACCTCGTGTATAGTTAGAGGCGGGGGGGATGCTTTCGTCCCGTAGGGACGGCTGATCCTATACCATTCAGGCAGCTATCTCGGTAGAATGCCGGCGGCGACACCCTTCGCCGGAATTCTATCCAAATGATTGTCTATTGCTCTTCAGGAAAGTAAATTCTCGAGCAAAAGGTGCGTTTGAATCAGAGCTACCTTTTCCAAGTACGGACATTATTTAGCTGAAGATCAATAAATGGTATTGCTTCGGTCGGTAACCCCCAATTTACTCTCCCGCCGCGATTCCAGAAAATGGTTAAAGCCGAGCTTAGGAAAGTGATTGAAATCTTGTTCGGTAAGGCACAGGCATCAACGACCATTTGAAGCACCTTGTCTGCCCGTGCAACCGTAAGCAACGGGTTTGCGGACTTGGACCTTAACCAGCGTGTTAGGCCCCCTTCAGGTATTGGCGGATGCACTCCACCGCCATTGCGCCTTCGGCGGCCGCGCTCGCCACCCATTTCATCGAGCCCGCGCGGGCGTCGCCGGCCGCAAATACCCCCGGCCGGCTGGTCTCCAGGAAAAACGGTTGGCGCTTCAAAGGCCAACGGGCCGGGCCCTGGCGATCTTCCAGAACGGCTCGACCGGTCTTGATGAAGCCGTCTTGGTCGGTGAGGATTTCGCTGGGCAGCCAGGCGGTATGCGGCACGGCTCCGAGCAGTGCAAAGACGGCTTGCACGCGCAGCGTCCGCCGTTGCTTACGCCCGGCGTCTTCCACTTCGATCCCGTTTAAACGGCTACCCTCGCCGGCGGTGCGGCGGATTTTAGTCCGGTAGAGCACTTCAATGTTGCCGGCCGTTTCGATCCGCCGCGCCAGGTGGCGCGACGCGCTCCCGCCTAGCCGGGAACCGCGCAGGATAAGGTAGACCCTTTGGGCGTGGGTCGAAAGAAGCACCGCGGCCTGGCCGGCCGCGTTGCCGGCCCCGACGATCGCCACCTCTGCGCCGGCATACCGTTGGGCCTCGACCTTGGTGGCCGCGTAATGGACCCCCAGGCCCTCGAAGCGCTCGCACCCCTCGGCCGGCAACTTGCGATACTTGGCCCCGGTGGCAATGAGCACCCCCCGGGTCAGCAGGTGCTCATGGCCTTCCAGCCGCACCACGATGGGCGGTCGCGCGCCGCCTTCCCCGCCAAAGGCCAAACCGACCGCACGCGCGGGCACGGCGAACCTCGCGCCGAACTTCCTGGCCTGCATCGTGGCACTTTCGACCAGGGCGGCGCCGTTTACGCCGGCCGGAAAGCCGAGGCAGGTCTCGACCTCTGAACTGCGGGCGGCCTGACCTCCGGGCGGCAAGCCGTCCAGCACGAGCGTCTGCAACCCTTCCGCGGCTGCGTAAACCGCGGCAGACAAACCGGCCGGACCAGCGCCGATGATGACCAAATCGTGCAGCGTTTCCGCCTCGAGCGGTTGGCGAAGCCCGAGCAGGCCGGCCAACGCCGCGTTGGAGGGATTGCGCAGCAACGCCGCGCCGGTCCAACAGAGCACCGGCGTTTCCTCGATTTGCAGGCCGAACCGTTGGAGCAAACGGTCGGTGTCCGGGTCCTCTTCGGTGTCCGTCCAGGTGAAAAGTACGCGGTGCCCGGTCAAAAACTCGCGAATGCGAACCGTATCGTAGTGGAATCGCGAGCCGATGACGCGCAGCCCGGCAAAATGCTCGAGGTCTTCAAGGATCCGTTGGCGGGCGATCAAGCCCGACAGGATGAGGTCACTGAGGGCGGGGTTGTCGCTGAACAAGCGCCGGAGGTCCCTTGCGTTCAGTTCGTAGGCCTCCGTGACCCCGAGGGCCACGGCGCTTGCACGGGCCGGGTTGCCGGCCAGGTTGGCCGCGTCGCCGGTGAATTCACCGGGGTGCTCATGAACGGCCAACGTCCTCAAATCGCCGGCGGCGGACCGGTCCATGAGCGCGATCCGGCCCGACTTAAGGACGTAAAAGCGAAACGCGCGTTCGCCGGCAGAAAAGAGTGCTTCGCCCGGCGCGTAGCGCCGCACTCGCGCGTAAGGGCCAAGCGCCTGCAGTTGGGCCGCGTCGAAGGTCGGGAAAGCGGCGGGATATTGGCTTCGGGTTACCAGCGGCGCCGGGTAGGCGCCGTGGCCGCCCGTCGAAGCAGGCGTGACGTGAACATTGTTGGTGGGTTGCATGGGCGTCATCCGGCGTTGCGCGCGTCAGGCGGTTACGGTCGCCGGTTGCGGCGCCGGTTCATGCGCGACCGGTGCCGGTCGCGAGGCGCCCTTCGGGCCGAAAAACTTCATGAGGACCGAGAAGAACACCGGGGTCAGAAAGATCCCGAACAAGGTCACGCCGATCATGCCGCTGAAGACCGCGGTGCCCAGCGCCTGGCGCATTTCCGAGCCTGCGCCCGCCGCAACGACCAGCGGCCAGACGCCCAGCGTGAACGCGAACGACGTCATCAGGATCGGCCGCAACCGCAACCGGGCGGCGTTCACCGCCGCCTCGCGCCGGTCCACGCCCGCGTCCATCTGCTGCCTGGCGTATTCCACGATCAGAATAGCGTTTTTACAGGCCAAACCGACTAACACCACTAAGCCGATTTGGGTGAAGACGTTGTTGTCCATCTGACGCAGGTAGACGCCGGCAATGGCCGCCAGCAGGCACATGGGCACGATCAGGATGATGGCCATCGGCAACGCCCAGCTCTCGTATTGGGCGGCCAGCACCAGGAAGACGAACAGCACGCAAAGCGGAAAGATGTAGAGGGCGGAGTTGCCGGCCAGTTTCTGTTGCAGCGCCAACTCGGTCCACTCGTAGCCGAACTGCGAAGGTAGCCCGTCGGCCGCCAGCCGTTCCATCGTGGCCATCGCCTGGCCCGAACTGAAGCCCGGCAGCGGGATGCCATTGACGTCCGCCGACGGGTAAAGGTTGTGGTGCATCACCTTGTCGGGCCCGTTGGTCTCCCTCACGTTGAGCAGGGTGCCCAGCGAGACCATCTCGTTCTTGCGGTTTCGAACGTAGAGGCCGCGGATGGACTCCGGCCGGAGGCGGAAGGCGCCCTCGGCTTGAACGTTCACCTGGTAGGTCCGGTTCAGGAAGTTGAAGTCGTTTACATAGGTCGAGCCCAGGTAGGCTTGGAGGGCGTTGAAGACCGACTCCATGGATACGTCCAACGTCTCGACCTTGCGCCGGTCGATGTCGAGGTAAAGCTGCGGCCCCTGCGAGCGAAACGTGGTGAAGGCGGCGGCGATCCCGGGCTGCTGCATGGCTTGAACCAGGAGGTGATCGCTCGCCGCTTGCAGCGCCTCAAGCCCGGCGCCCCGGCGATCCTGGACCTGCAGTTTGAACCCGCCGGCGTTGCCGATGCCCTGCACGGGCGGGGGCGGGACCACCAGCGCCCGGCCGTCCTGAAGGGTGGCGAAGCGCCGTTGCACTTCGGCCAGGATGGCCAAGCCGTTCTGTCTCGGGTCTTTCACCCGCTCCTCAAAGGGCGCCAGGACCAGAAAGGTGGTGACCGCGTTGCTGCGGTTGGTCCCGTCCAGGCCGGAAAAGCCCGCGAACTCGACCGTGTGGCTTACGCCGGGCACGCCCGCGGCCAACCGGACCATTTGCCGGCGCATGTCGTCGGAGCGTTGCAGGGAGGCGCCGTCGGGCAGCTGTGCCAGGCCGATGAGGTAGCCCTGGTCCTGCAGCGGGATGAAGCCGACCGGCACCGTCTTGAAGCCCAAGACGGTCAGCACCAATAACCCCGCGT is a window of Verrucomicrobiota bacterium DNA encoding:
- a CDS encoding FAD-dependent oxidoreductase, encoding MQPTNNVHVTPASTGGHGAYPAPLVTRSQYPAAFPTFDAAQLQALGPYARVRRYAPGEALFSAGERAFRFYVLKSGRIALMDRSAAGDLRTLAVHEHPGEFTGDAANLAGNPARASAVALGVTEAYELNARDLRRLFSDNPALSDLILSGLIARQRILEDLEHFAGLRVIGSRFHYDTVRIREFLTGHRVLFTWTDTEEDPDTDRLLQRFGLQIEETPVLCWTGAALLRNPSNAALAGLLGLRQPLEAETLHDLVIIGAGPAGLSAAVYAAAEGLQTLVLDGLPPGGQAARSSEVETCLGFPAGVNGAALVESATMQARKFGARFAVPARAVGLAFGGEGGARPPIVVRLEGHEHLLTRGVLIATGAKYRKLPAEGCERFEGLGVHYAATKVEAQRYAGAEVAIVGAGNAAGQAAVLLSTHAQRVYLILRGSRLGGSASRHLARRIETAGNIEVLYRTKIRRTAGEGSRLNGIEVEDAGRKQRRTLRVQAVFALLGAVPHTAWLPSEILTDQDGFIKTGRAVLEDRQGPARWPLKRQPFFLETSRPGVFAAGDARAGSMKWVASAAAEGAMAVECIRQYLKGA